The Myxococcales bacterium genomic sequence GACGAAGCAGGTGTTGCGCTCGACCGACAAAACCACCGCTTTGCGCTCGTAAAGCGCACGATCGGCGAGTTCACGGTGGGCATTCGCGCCGCCGATGCGGATGTCCTCGTCGACTCCCTCACGCTCGAGGCGCCGCGGGAGGTCACCATGCCCGAGATTGTCACCGCCGAGGGCACAGGGCTCAGGATGTGGCTTCCCACGAAGCTCAGGGGCCAGGGCAAGGTCAAGGGTGTCCTGATGGTCGATCCCCAGATGGACGGGGACGGGAGCCGTCTTTTCTTCCACTACATGCGTCGCTTCGCTAGCGCGCACGACTTTGCGCTCGTGAGTGCAGGTGGGAGCACAGGGCCGGCCGCCGTGGTCTCGGGGATAGGTTTGCTCGCGGACAAATCGATGCACCCGGAACTAAAGACGGCACCGGTGTTCGTCAATCAGCTCCTCTCGGCACTGCCGCACGAGGCGCACGGAGATCCTGCTCTTTCCCAGCGCATGATCGGGTTCGTTCTGGACAAGATCAGCCTGCGCCGGGATGCGATGGACGCACCCATACCTCTGGCCGCGAGCACCGAGGGGGGACGGAAGGTTCCTGGTCTCTACTTTTTCTCGAGGAAGTCGATTTCGTCGAACTTCTCTCGTGTTCGCCCCGTGTTCACGGAGGGACGTGGTCAGGACGCGCTTTGGGGAATGGTGCTGCACACCAATCAGACCAACGCGATCGTCGACTCGTGGGTGATGTTTCTGCCGTACTTGCAGGAACTCATACAGTTGCGCCTTAACAGCGACGGCACCCTCAAGCCGCTCGACAAAACCAAGGGCTATCTGGGAACGGTCGTCGATGCTCTCGCACCCATGAAGTATGCCGTCGACGTCAAGCCATACGCAGACGCTTCCGAGATGGAGCGCGCAGACCAGACAATGAGCTTTCTGCCAGGGCCTGAGTCCGCAGCTGTCTATCAGGGGTTCTTCTATTTCCGAGCCCTGAGGAACGCTCAAGGACAGCCTGTGACCGAAGGCATTTTCCCGGTGTTGGAGCCGAAGAAGATTCGTTGGAAGCAAGCTCCGCCCCACGGCAAGCCAGGGGAAAGCCGAACACTGTCCCTCGAAGTGGCATCAGGGTTCAGTTGGAAGAAGATCGAAGTTTATGAGATCTACAAGGGTGTCAGCTTGAAGAAGACGATCATGGCTGGAGGTAACGCTGGTGAGCCGATTACCTTCGAGGCCCTCGGTGCGGGAGCACATACATTCATCGCGAAGATGTGGAGCGATGACGACATTCTGCATGTCACGCATCCGGTGGTCGCCATCATGGGCGACGACGGATAGGGTTTTTGGGGAGGCGTGTTGGGGCTCCCAAAACACGCCTCCTGTTGCACCCCGTTGGATTGATCTCCAATCCGATTCCTGGTAGTGCTTGGACCATGCGCAGTGTGCATAGCGTCATGGGTCGTTGCCTTGGATTGCTCTTGGCTCTTGCTGCGCTGGCGACACCAGCGCCGGTTTTTGCGGCGGACTCGTCCGAGTTGTTGATTCGCCAGGGCGTGGAACTCCGGAGGAGAGGCCGGGATGCCGATGCCTTGCCCAAGCTCCAAAGTGCTTACGAGCTCTCGCGAACACCGCGTGCCGCGGCTCAGCTGGGTCTATGTGAACAAGCCTTGAAGAGGTGGTCCGACGCCGAACAACATCTTTCTGAGGCCTTGTTTTCTGAGTCCGACGCCTGGGTGCAGCGCAACCGTGAAGTGTTGGAGGACGCCCGCAGCACGGTCAGACAGAACCTGGTCGGCCTCGAGCTGACCGTCACGCCCGATTCCGCGCTGGTGTCGATCAACGGAGCCCTCCTCGGGAGGGCTTCCGATGTCGGCAACGTGTGGATTGCGCCGGGACCTGTCAGCGTGAGCGCTTCGCTCGATGGTTACGTGCCGACGTCCGTCGAGCGGACGGGACACGCGGGGGAGGCGTTGCGGGTCTCTCTCGAGCTTGCGACTCCGGTAGCCCCACCCAGTGCGACGGAAACCTCTGCCCAGCCCGCGGAAGGGTTGGCTGCGACGGCTTCCGCTCCTGGGAGAGATCGAGACTCGGCGGGTTCGGGTTCAGGTCACTGGAAGCCCTACGTCGGGTGGAGCCTCGTGGGACTTGGAGCTCTGGGGCTCGGCTGGGGCGCGCTGTCCTACTCGGATCGCGAGGCTGCTGCCAAAGACTTCAACGATGACAGCAACGGCTGCTTCGTGGCACCAGGCGGGACCATCACGGGTGGCAGCGCGTGCGAAGCGCTCGACCAAGACATCGCGAGCGCAACATCCCGAATGACCATCGGCCTCATCGGAGGGGCGCTGCTGGCTGGCGGCGGAGCGGCGTTGTTGCTTTTCAGCTCCAACTCCGAACCCTCCTCCACGATGGCGGCTGGCATGGGCCCCAACTGCGCCCCATCAGCGGGACTTGGCAAAGCGGGCGGATCGTCGCTGGGAGTGTGGTGCGGCGGCCGTTTTTGACGAGCGCGCAACTTTGCCTGCCCCAACGCCGAAAACCTAAGTCGAAGGTGCTTTCCATGCTGTCACTCAAGGTATCTCGTCACTCCTCTCTGTTCGTGGGTGTTCTTGCGGCGCTCATGGCGGTTTCCTGTACTGAACAGAGAACCGCGCCCAACGTCGAGGGCATGGGCGGCACAGCCGGCCTCGAGGGCATGGGCGGCACCGGCGGGGGCCCGGAGGCCGACGCGGAAGCGCCGCTTGGAGGTGAAAGTGGAGAAGACGCAGGGCTTCCTTTGGACCCCGATGCAGGCACGGAAGAGACATGTGTTCTCACGGAGAAAAAGTGCCAGGACGACAAGGTCTTGGAGTGCCAATCCGCCGGGTGGGTCGAGGTAGACACCTGCGACCGCATCTGCGAGGGCGGGATCTGCACAGGTGAGTGCAAACCAAACGTAGAGAAGAAATGTTCAGCCGACGGAAAGGGCCTTCAAACCTGCTCTGCGGATGGAAAGGCCTTTCTTCCCCCGGAGCCGTGCGAAGGTCACTGCCTTGGGAATGCCTGCGTCGCCTGCAAGCCGAACTCACCGAAGTGCAACGGAAATCAGCCCCAGGTCTGTAGTGCCGCTGGTCAATGGGAAAACGCGGGCAGTGCCTGCGAGACGGGCTGCAACGCACAGAACGGCTTGTGCTTCGGCTGCCCCGAAACGGGGAAGAAGACCTGTACGGGCAAGCGCCTGATGGTCTGCTCTGCGAACAAAGAATGGGTCGAAGAAAAGACCTGCGCCGCTGGTGAAGGGTGTGTTCAGGATAAGTGCACGCCTTGTGAACCAGGGGTCTCGCAGCCGAAGTGTCAGAGCGACAAGGTGTTGGAGTGCGGCGCCGATGGCCAGTGGAAGGAAAAGCAAAACTGCACGAACTTGAAGGTGTCCTGCCACGCCGGAGAGTGTGGCAATTGCAAGGTGGGCGACCGATCGTGCTCGGGGAAGGTGCCCCAGCTTTGCGGATCCGACGCCCAGTGGAAAGCCGAGCCGGCCTGTCCCGTGTTCTGCAGCAACAAGGACGGCAAGTGCCACGACTGCGTTCCGGACGCGGCTGGGACGGCACCGAAGTGCGATCCCACGGGTAAGTTTCTGCGTAGCTGCAATGATTCGGGTGACTTCGTGAGCGGGATGACCTGCTCAGCCAAGGGCTGTGTGGTGGGCCGTACGAAGTGCAGCGACTGCACCCCAAACACGGATACCCAGTGCGTGCCTATCTCTGGGGGGGCGCGGGGCGAAACGTGCAACGCTTCAGGTGAGTGGAGCAATCCTCAGATGTGCACGGGGGGCCAGGGCTGTATCGCAGGCACTTGCAAAGCGTGTCAGCCTGGCGTGAGCGCGAACGTCTGCCGCAACAACAAGGTGGAGACTTGTGACTCCACGGGGGCTTGGGTGGTGTTGGATAATTGCGACACCAAAGGCGTGACGTGCGCCAACGCCACCTGTGGGCAGTGCATGAAAGACGCTACCGGTTGCGATGGAAAGGTGCCGCAGGTCTGCGGTGCCGACGGGACGTGGGTCAAGAAGCCTGCGTGCTCGATCTACTGCTCACCATCGGACGCAACGTGCGGAGATTGCGTTCCTACCTCGACGGCCGTATGCGTGTCTGGAGCACTGAAGACATGCTCGAACGCAGGGAAGTACGTCGCTGTGACTCCCGCATGCGAACACGGATGCCAAGAAGCAGCGACGAGCTGCTACAAGTGCCCTCTCAATCAGCAGACGTGCAATGCTGCGGGAACCGCTGTTGTGAAGTGCAACGGCAACGACTACAGCACTGTTGTCCAGAACTGCACCAATTCCACGCCTGCGAATGCGAACACAATCTGCGTCGGTTCCTCCTGCAGTTGGGCCTGCAAAGACGACTTCAAGCAATGCGGAACCAAGTGCGTGCCGGACGGCGGTTGCTGCGAGAATTCGGACTGTACGGCGGGACCCAATGCCGTTTGCAATCAGACAAAGAATCGTTGTGAGTACGTATATAGGCTCCCATTCACGACGGCTCAGTCGGGTCGGATGTTACTTGACATACAAGGCGACTATCTGTCCTCAGGCGCGCAACTGGGTTGCGGCGGCAACGACTTTTTTCCGGGCGTTGCGCGCATGTTCCTTACCTTTGACCTGACACCGATCCCGTCGCAGCGCACTGCGGTAGCTGCAAAGCTTTGGCTCAAGGACATTTACCCGTCTATTTACGAAGGATTCGAACAGTTCCTCGGTCCGTTCGTATTTGACTCTCTTTCATTCGGCACTCTTCCTTCGCCCGGGTACTCCGCCTCAGGGTACTCCGCCTATGCCCTCCAGCAGACTCCTTACGCTTCTGCTGGATTCAACATAAAAAGTACTTTTCCCGGGTCTCAAATGACGGGGGGACAAACCGTGACCTTGACTGTTGACGTCACGGCCGCCGTTGCGGACGACCTCGTGTTCAGGGCGACGAGGTCCAACAAGAGCCAGTTCCGGTGTTCACACGCGGACGAACAATTAGGCGAGAATTCGGGAGGAGATGGCATTAGTTTCGGCGCGGAGGTCGACCCTAGCCAAGCGCTTCTGGAAGTCACTGTTGTTCCCTACTGAGGCGGTCAGACAGGAGTCTCTTCCGCGGAGGACTTCGCCGCCTACCGCTTGCCCAGACCGTTCATGGGCACCAGGGGCGCCTCTCCGGACCGCCACTCCTGGGACGAGTCACACCCCGGATAGCTGCCGGCAGTGGCGTGGTCATCGAGCAACTGACGAACGTCAACTGCAGAGTATCCCTTTCGCGCTGATACTCCTGTTAATACCTGACGCATGATCATTGCGTGGGGTACTGGCGGGCTCTGGGCTGTAGTCCATCCCCACACATAGGCTCTATGCGTCACGGCTTCGGCCCAGCGCCTAGAACAGCGCGAGAGCGGAATGCAAACAGTAAGTTCGTTTACATCCACCGTGAAGCTGGCTATCGCCATGTCCTTCTTCTTCGGAGCCTGTTCGGGCTCCATCTCGGGCGACGCCCCCTCGGCCCGGCAAGAGGACGATGGCGACGCCCCGTCGGATGACACCCCCGACAGCCCGTCCTCGCCCCCAAACACCGGCGGTGGCACCGGCGGCGGCTCCCAGGAGCCTCTGCATCCCACGGAGGCGGAGGCCCTTTGTGCGGCGAGTGGCCCCGCCGTTGGGCGCGCCAAGGTGCGGCGCTTGACCACGCTCCAGTACGCGAACACCGTGCGCGACCTGCTCAAGGCCAGCACCGTGCCCACATCTTCGTTCCTTCCCGACACCAAGGAAGGACCCTTCGATACCAATACCTCCGTGCCCGCTACGGAGCTTGCGATCGAAAAGTATGAGCAAGCGGCGGCAACCCTGGCTTCGTCAACGAACCTCGACGCCATCCTGCCCTGCAAAGCCGCCAGCGGAAACGATGCCTGCGCAAACGATTTCATCGATCGCTTTGGCTTGCGAGCCTACCGTCGCCCCTTGTCGTCCGACGAACAGGCCTCGCTTCGCAAGCTCTACAACCTTGGCAAGTCGGACAGCTTCGAGACGGGCGTGCGCCTGGTCATCGAAGGCGTTTTGCAAAGCCCCAACTTTCTCTATCTCTTCGAGTACCCGCCGACCAACGAAGACAGCAAGGTCCTCGAGCCCTACGAAACGGCGACGCGGCTCTCGTATTTGTTCTGGAACACCATGCCGGACGACGAGCTGTTCACTGCAGCCAAGGATGGCAAGCTCTCGAGCAAAGAGCAGCTCGTGGCACAAGCGGAAAGGTTGCTATCGAACGACCGCGCCAAGGCCACGCTCGACGCCTTCCACACCCAGTGGATGGGCATCGACAAGCTCGAGCAGATCGAAAAAGACCCCGCCAAGTACCCCCAATACGGACCTGCTCTCATCAAGGCGATGCGTACCGAGACCGAGAGCTTCGCGCGGAAAGTGATCCTCGAGGGCGACGCC encodes the following:
- a CDS encoding tetratricopeptide repeat protein, producing the protein MRSVHSVMGRCLGLLLALAALATPAPVFAADSSELLIRQGVELRRRGRDADALPKLQSAYELSRTPRAAAQLGLCEQALKRWSDAEQHLSEALFSESDAWVQRNREVLEDARSTVRQNLVGLELTVTPDSALVSINGALLGRASDVGNVWIAPGPVSVSASLDGYVPTSVERTGHAGEALRVSLELATPVAPPSATETSAQPAEGLAATASAPGRDRDSAGSGSGHWKPYVGWSLVGLGALGLGWGALSYSDREAAAKDFNDDSNGCFVAPGGTITGGSACEALDQDIASATSRMTIGLIGGALLAGGGAALLLFSSNSEPSSTMAAGMGPNCAPSAGLGKAGGSSLGVWCGGRF
- a CDS encoding DUF1592 domain-containing protein — translated: MSFFFGACSGSISGDAPSARQEDDGDAPSDDTPDSPSSPPNTGGGTGGGSQEPLHPTEAEALCAASGPAVGRAKVRRLTTLQYANTVRDLLKASTVPTSSFLPDTKEGPFDTNTSVPATELAIEKYEQAAATLASSTNLDAILPCKAASGNDACANDFIDRFGLRAYRRPLSSDEQASLRKLYNLGKSDSFETGVRLVIEGVLQSPNFLYLFEYPPTNEDSKVLEPYETATRLSYLFWNTMPDDELFTAAKDGKLSSKEQLVAQAERLLSNDRAKATLDAFHTQWMGIDKLEQIEKDPAKYPQYGPALIKAMRTETESFARKVILEGDATVQTLLTANWSAPDDDAVLAIYGAKRGDLANGRLALDSSRRAGLLTQPAVLSRWASEHASAVYRGILVRENILCDELGAPPEAVSFELPPNADQLSAQEILREHQNNVACNACHRLMENIGFGLENFDLVGTYRTKVGNLGIDASGELVETDVDGKFSGPRELADKLAQSEQVKSCVAVQWFRYALGRSPTDADACSVAAINKAARESGGNIRDMLVSLVATDAFRLIHAE